A region of Ictidomys tridecemlineatus isolate mIctTri1 chromosome 4, mIctTri1.hap1, whole genome shotgun sequence DNA encodes the following proteins:
- the Best1 gene encoding bestrophin-1 isoform X2 yields MRTTQELPFGGGKRQQAAGPTPTCCSPVPGHDRHLLQPSGQCPPGLLLPPPAVLAWQHLQAALQRVLHLPVLLLHHPFHLQAGPLGGTAAAVREAGFELRQLHPAHPRFLRAGFLRDAGRDPLVEPVREPAVARPHHEPGVRLRRGQGRARPAAEAHAHPLRQPRPRAHAAQHQHRGLQALPHLATLSAGFMTHGEYKQFEKLSLPHNMFWVPWVWFANLSTKAWVTGRIRDPVLLQSLLNEMSTLRTQCGHLYGYDWISIPLVYTQVVTVAVYSFFLACLVGRQFLNPAKAYPGHEMDLVVPVFTFLQFFFYMGWLKVPRVSPIPKVAEQLINPFGEDDDDFETNWIIDRHLQVSLLSVDEMHQDLPPLERDMYWNEIEPHPPYTAAASQFRKPSFWGSTFNISLQKEEMEFQPNQEDEEDTHHGIFGHDHQGVISHLLGLPSHDHHPPRTNSKTKLLWSKRKPYLHESQPSKDKQSPGDQEDTKAWKLKVVDVFRDAPLYERPGYHSAPQTPLSRTPMVFPELSAPSGLHGITGTDTSDQSPKPVTSGAKNHFELLPDDGALREHPEVHHARKKTVEFNLKDIPKIPEGHLKRHSQRLTSNIHTILEDPVDPAAPLHTLENRDELYS; encoded by the exons atgaGAACAACACAGGAGCTTCCatttggaggaggaaagaggcAGCAAGCAGCAG GACCCACGcccacctgctgcagcccagTGCCTGGCCATGACCGTCACCTACTCCAGCCAAGTGGCCAATGCCCGCCTGGGCTCCTTCTCCCGCCTCCTGCTGTGCTGGCGTGGCAGCATCTACAAGCTGCTCTACAGAGAGTTCTTCATCTTCCTGTTCTGCTACTACACCATCCGTTTCATTTACAG GCTGGCCCTCTCGGAGGAACAGCAGCTGCTGTTcgagaagctggctttgaattgcgACAGCTACATCCAGCTCATCCCCGTTTCCTTCGTGCTGG GTTTCTACGTGACGCTGGTCGTGACCCGCTGGTGGAACCAGTACGAGAACCTGCCGTGGCCCGACCGCATCATGAGCCAGGTGTCCGGCTTCGTCGAGGGCAAGGACGAGCAAGGCCGGCTGCTGAGGCGCACGCTCATCCGCTACGTCAACCTCGGCCACGTGCTCATGCTGCGCAGCATCAGCACCGCGGTCTACAAGCGCTTCCCCACCTTGCAACACTTAGTGCAG GCTTTATGACCCACGGGGAATACAAGCAGTTTGAAAAACTGAGCTTGCCACACAATATGTTCTGGGTGCCCTGGGTGTGGTTTGCCAACCTGTCCACAAAGGCCTGGGTTACAGGTCGAATCCGGGACCCTGTTCTGCTCCAGAGCCTGCTGAAT gagATGAGCACCTTGCGTACTCAGTGTGGACATCTGTATGGCTATGACTGGATCAGTATCCCGCTGGTGTACACACAG GTGGTGACCGTGGCAGTGTACAGCTTCTTCCTGGCTTGCCTGGTTGGCCGGCAGTTTCTGAACCCGGCCAAGGCCTACCCGGGCCACGAGATGGACCTTGTTGTGCCGGTCTTCACGTTCTTGCAGTTCTTCTTCTACATGGGTTGGCTGAAG GTCCCCAGAGTCTCACCCATCCCCAAGGTGGCAGAACAGCTCATCAACCCTTTTGGAgaggatgatgatgattttgaGACCAACTGGATCATCGACAGGCACTTGCAG GTGTCCCTGTTGTCTGTGGATGAGATGCACCAAGATCTGCCCCCCCTAGAGCGGGACATGTACTGGAATGAGATAGAACCCCACCCACCCTACACAGCTGCTGCTTCCCAGTTCCGCAAACCCTCCTTTTGGGGCTCCACATTCAACATCAG tctgcagaaagaagagatggagtTTCAGCCAAATCAGGAGGACGAGGAGGACACTCACCATGGTATCTTTGGTCATGATCATCAAGGTGTCATTAGTCACCTCCTAGGGCTGCCATCCCATGACCACCACCCTCCCAGGACAAACTCCAAGACCAAACTACTATGGTCCAAGAGGAAGCCCTACCTCCACGAGAGTCAACCCAGTAAAGACAAACAGAGCCCTGGGGACCAGGAAGACACCAAGGCCTGGAAGCTCAAGGTGGTAGATGTCTTCAGGGATGCTCCACTCTACGAGAGGCCAGGCTACCACAGTGCCCCACAGACGCCCCTCAGTCGCACGCCCATGGTCTTCCCAGAACTGTCAGCCCCCTCTGGGCTACATGGCATCACAGGCACTGATACAAGTGACCAAAGCCCAAAGCCTGTGACTTCTGGGGCCAAGAACCATTTTGAATTGCTCCCAGATGATGGGGCCTTGAGGGAGCACCCAGAAGTACACCATGCAAGGAAGAAAACTGTCGAGTTTAACCTGAAGGACATACCAAAGATCCCCGAAGGTCATCTCAAAAGACATTCGCAACGCTTGACAAGCAATATACACACAATCCTCGAAGATCCCGTAGATCCTGCAGCTCCCCTTCACACCTTGGAAAACAG GGATGAACTATATTCCTAG
- the Fth1 gene encoding ferritin heavy chain has protein sequence MATTSPSQVRQNYHQDSEAAINRQINLELYASYVYLSMSYYFDRDDVALKNFAKYFLHQSHEEREHAEKLMKLQNQRGGRIFLQDIKKPDRDDWESGLNAMECALHLEKSVNQSLLELHKLATDKNDPHLCDFIETHYLNEQVKSIKELGDHVTNLRKMGAPESGMAEYLFDKHTLGDSDNES, from the exons ATGGCTACCACGTCCCCCTCGCAGGTGCGCCAGAACTACCACCAGGACTCGGAGGCCGCCATCAACCGCCAGATCAACCTGGAGCTCTACGCCTCCTATGTCTACCTGTCCATG TCTTACTACTTTGACCGTGATGATGTGGCTTTGAAGAactttgccaaatattttcttcaccaATCTCATGAGGAGAGGGAACATGCTGAGAAATTGATGAAGCTGCAGAACCAACGAGGTGGCCGAATCTTCCTTCAGGATATCAAG AAACCAGACCGTGATGACTGGGAGAGTGGGCTCAATGCAATGGAATGTGCTTTGCACTTGGAGAAAAGTGTGAACCAGTCACTTCTGGAACTGCACAAACTGGCCACTGACAAAAATGACCCCCAC TTGTGTGACTTCATTGAGACTCATTACCTGAATGAGCAGGTGAAATCCATCAAAGAATTGGGTGACCATGTAACTAACTTGCGCAAGATGGGAGCCCCAGAATCGGGCATGGCAGAGTATCTCTTTGACAAGCACACCCTGGGAGACAGTGATAACGAGAGCTAA